One window of the Catharus ustulatus isolate bCatUst1 chromosome 33, bCatUst1.pri.v2, whole genome shotgun sequence genome contains the following:
- the ATG4D gene encoding LOW QUALITY PROTEIN: cysteine protease ATG4D (The sequence of the model RefSeq protein was modified relative to this genomic sequence to represent the inferred CDS: inserted 1 base in 1 codon; deleted 3 bases in 2 codons) codes for MSRGGRDRTPPGTEPAPEPGPAPGPAPGPPPGAERGGQRVRGRVLAAWNSVKYGWTLRPRPHFSPRDPLHLLGRVYEPGNGEELARFRWDFCSRLWLTNRRGLGAVSGSGGSLWVWGLSLGLGAVPGLWVWGLSVGLGSIPGVSHSPSPPEELARFRWDFCSRLWLTYRRGLGAVPGSGGCPWVWGLSVGLGSIPGVSHIPLPPEELARFRWDFCSRLWLTYRRGFPALPGPRTPRTTDCGWGCTLRSAQMLLGQGLLLHLLGRDWLWPGALLELEPGGSRRSRDPPGRARPPRDGHGTPRTGTGTPQDGHRDPQNGHWDPRAAAGPPGMFPGQPRMDETPQNGQGPPRVGSGPPRMDSGTPQDGHGVLKRDSDPLGQPRDPSGWVQDPSGRPQDPSGRPQDPSGRAQDPWDGPKTSRDGLRTPWDSSRTPGTPPRPPGTAPGPPGTPPGLLGTTPGPLGQPRDPLGQLQDPSGWAQDPSGQPRTPRDAPKTSRDAPRTSRTTPGPPETDPSGRPQDPPGQPRDPSGQPRDPSGWAGTPWNNPRTPRDTSRTPQDAPRTPHRTQPLPGAPRAPRDTERWHRAIVSWFSDHPRAPFGIHRLVELGREFGKKAGDWFGPAIAAHLLRGAVESCTETPGLAVYVAQDCTVYKGDVARLVRGDSDGGTAGPEHRDHREHRDQGLGSPGQRRGLVLLVPARLGGENLNPVYVECVKELLQLRSCLGIIGGXPRHSLFFLGFQGTDPVIPCLPGPHLCQPCVDTTRENFPLQVLTPPSGGERYPIFTLAEGLAQDQTLDPPREGSDDFPEILEFSQQVLEFS; via the exons ATGAGCCGGGGGGGGAGGGACCGGACCCCCCCCGGGACCGAACCGGCACCAGaaccgggaccggcaccgggaccggcaccgggacccccccccggGGCCGAGCGGGGCGGGCAGCGCGTGCGGGGCCGGGTCCTGGCGGCCTGGAACAGCGTTAAATA CGGCTGGACGCTGCGCCCCCGGCCCCATTTCAGCCCGCGGGACCCCCTGCACCTGCTGGGGAGGGTCTACGAGCCGGGGAACGGG gAGGAGCTGGCTCGGTTCCGCTGGGATTTCTGCTCCCGCCTGTGGCTCACGAACCgcaggggtctgggggctgtctcagggtctgggggctctctctgggtctgggggctctctctgggtctgggggctgtCCCGGGG ctgtgggtctgggggctctctgtgggtctggggtccatcccgggggtctctcacagcccctctcccccagAGGAGCTGGCTCGGTTCCGCTGGGATTTCTGCTCCCGCCTGTGGCTCACGTACCgcaggggtctgggggctgtccctgggtctgggggctgtccctgggtctgggggctctctgtgggtctggggtccatcccgggggtctctcACATCCCTCTCCCCCCAGAGGAGCTGGCTCGGTTCCGCTGGGATTTCTGCTCCCGCCTGTGGCTCACGTACCGCCGCGGATTCCCCGCCCTGCCCGGA CCCCGGACCCCCCGGACCACCGACTGCggctggggctgcaccctgCGCAGTGCCCAAATGCTgctgggccaggggctgctgctgcacctgctgggccggg ACTGGCTGTGGCCGGGGgcgctgctggagctggaaccGGGGGGGTCCCGCCGGAGCCGCGACCCCCCAGGACGGGCACGACCCCCCCGGGATGGACACGGGACCCCCAGGAcgggcaccgggaccccccaggacgggcaccgggacccccagAACGGGCACTGGGACCCCCGGGCGGCCGCGGGACCCCCGGGGATGttcccaggacagcccaggatGGACGAGACCCCCCAGAATGGGCAGGGACCCCCGAGGGTGGGCTCGGGACCCCCGAGGATGGACTCGGGAACCCCCCAGGATGGGCATGGAGTCCTCAAGAGGGACTCGGACCCCTTGGGACAACCCCGAGACCCCTCAGGATGGGTCCAGGACCCCTCGGGACGCCCCCAGGACCCCTCGGGACgaccccaggacccctcaggaCGGGCCCAGGACCCCTGGGACGGGCCCAAGACCTCCCGGGACGGGCTCAGGACcccctgggacagctccaggacCCCCGGGACGCCCCCAAGACcccccgggacagccccgggaccccccgggacacccccaggactCCTCGGGACAACCCCGGGACCCCTCGGACAACCCCGGGACcccctgggacagctccaggacCCCTCAGGATGGGCCCAGGACCCCTCGGGACAGCCCCGGACCCCCCGGGACGCCCCCAAGACCTCTCGGGACGCCCCCAGGACCTCTCGGACAACCCCAGGGCCCCCTGAAACA gacccctcgGGACGCCCCCAGGACCCCCCGGGACAACCCCGGGACCCCTCGGGACAGCCCCGGGACCCCTCAGGATGGGCCGGGACCCCCTGGAACAACCCCAGGACCCCCCGGGACACCTCCAGGACCCCTCAGGAcgcccccaggaccccccaccgaactcagcccctgccaggcgccccccgagccccccgggACACGGAGCGGTGGCACCGAGCCATCGTGTCCTGGTTCTCCGACCACCCCCGCGCCCCGTTCGGGATCCACCGGCTCGTGGAGCTGGGCCGGGAATTCGGTAAAAAA GCCGGGGACTGGTTCGGCCCGGCCATCGCCGCCCACCTGCTGCG GGGGGCCGTGGAATCGTGCACCGAGACCCCCGGGCTCGCCGTCTACGTGGCTCAGGATTGCACCG TTTACAAAGGGGACGTGGCCAGGTTGGTGCGGGGCGACTCTGAcggggggacagcgggaccGGAACACCGGGATCACCGGGAGCACCGGGATCAGG GATTGGGATCACCGGGGCAGCGCCGTGGGCTCGTCCTGCTGGTACCGGCGCGGTTGGGGGGAGAGAACCTGAACCCCGTGTACGTGGAGTGTGTcaag gagctgctgcagctccgcTCCTGTCTCGGCATCATCGGGG AACCGCGGCACTCGCTCTTCTTCCTCGGCTTCCAAGGTACCGATCCG GTGATTCCCTGCCTACCTGGCCCGCATCTCTGCCAACCCTGCGTGGACACAACTCGGGAGAATTTCCCCCTCCAG gtgCTGACCCCTCCCTCGGGTGGGGAGCGTTATCCCATCTTCACTTTGGCCGAGGGGCTCGCTCAGGATCAGACCCTCGACcctccccggg agggtTCTGATGATTTCCcagaaattctggaattttcccagCAGGTTCTGGAGTTTTCCTGA